A genomic stretch from Porphyromonadaceae bacterium W3.11 includes:
- a CDS encoding M15 family metallopeptidase: MRAAGLVDIQEIDPTIQVSLMYASTDNFVGVNMYGDLKKAYLLPHFAEKLRKAQRKLKSEKGEQYSLIIHDAARPLSVQRKMWNSVKGTPNSVYVAPPSNGGGRHNYGAAVDITIINLDTGEELDMGSPVDYFGERAHINIEASLVKRGLITQEAANNRAYLMQLMNSQDLRAIRKEWWHFQERNSISYVRKTYQLLDF, translated from the coding sequence ATGAGAGCTGCCGGATTGGTTGACATCCAAGAAATAGACCCAACGATACAAGTATCTCTCATGTACGCCAGCACAGATAATTTTGTAGGCGTTAATATGTATGGTGACCTAAAAAAGGCGTATCTTTTACCTCACTTTGCTGAGAAACTAAGAAAGGCTCAACGTAAACTGAAGTCTGAAAAGGGAGAACAGTATTCGCTCATCATACATGATGCAGCTAGACCCCTCAGCGTACAGCGTAAGATGTGGAACTCAGTAAAAGGGACACCGAACTCAGTTTACGTAGCCCCTCCTAGCAATGGTGGCGGAAGGCACAACTATGGTGCTGCGGTGGACATCACTATAATCAACCTAGACACAGGCGAAGAGCTAGATATGGGAAGTCCCGTAGATTATTTTGGAGAGCGTGCTCATATCAACATAGAGGCGTCCCTTGTGAAGAGAGGATTGATAACTCAGGAAGCGGCAAATAATAGAGCATATCTCATGCAGTTAATGAACAGTCAAGATTTAAGGGCGATACGCAAAGAATGGTGGCACTTCCAAGAAAGAAATTCTATTTCTTATGTAAGGAAGACGTATCAGTTGCTTGACTTTTAA